In Thermococcus sp. JdF3, a genomic segment contains:
- a CDS encoding prolyl oligopeptidase family serine peptidase — protein MEDPYLWMENLKDERLLRLIEEENKRFREFIGGLSDELFPEVWEYYSIPVLTGARLTEKGVIAMYRERDRQVIRWLGGEAIVDSKELERELGDEVLLQGFTADNAGKRLAYSFSIGGADEGITRIIDLETGEVVDEFRPSVWNVTFLENGYYFSRFYRHGETPDGVKAPAVRLFWKDEDGERLVFGEGLSSGHFISLMKSTDGRTAMVTVTFGWNSAEIYAGPIDRPKEWRKVYSADVPVEPIDMIDGRLYVLTREGKGLGKVIAITDGEVEEVIPEGDFPLEWAVLVDGKILAGRLVHASHRVEVYSPDGEKLDEITFDLPGSVYPLDTDGTRALIRYESFTVPYRLYEFSGGLKLVEGQGINGNFRVEEDFAPSTDGTRVHYFLVKGEGDERKAWVFGYGGFNIALTPRFFPHVIPFLKRGGTFGMANLRGGSEYGEGWHRAGMRENKQNVFDDFIAVLGKLKGEGYRVAAWGRSNGGLLVSATLVQRPDVMDAALIGYPVIDMLRFHKLYIGSVWIPEYGNPDDPNDREFLLKYSPYHNVGPEKSYPPTLIYTGLHDDRVHPAHALKFFMKLKGLGAPVYLRVETKSGHMGASPETRAKELTDLLAFVVKTLS, from the coding sequence ATGGAGGATCCGTACCTGTGGATGGAGAACCTCAAGGACGAGCGCCTTCTGAGGCTCATCGAGGAGGAGAACAAACGCTTCAGAGAATTCATCGGAGGGCTGAGCGACGAGCTCTTCCCCGAGGTCTGGGAGTACTACTCGATTCCGGTCCTGACCGGTGCGAGGCTGACGGAGAAGGGCGTAATAGCGATGTACCGCGAGAGGGATAGACAGGTCATCAGGTGGCTCGGAGGAGAGGCCATAGTTGATTCAAAGGAGCTCGAGAGGGAACTCGGCGACGAGGTTCTCCTCCAGGGCTTCACGGCAGACAATGCCGGGAAAAGACTCGCCTACAGCTTCTCGATAGGTGGGGCGGACGAGGGAATAACGAGGATCATCGACCTCGAAACCGGGGAAGTGGTTGACGAGTTCAGGCCCTCGGTCTGGAACGTTACCTTCCTGGAAAACGGCTACTACTTCTCCCGCTTCTACAGGCACGGCGAAACCCCGGACGGCGTTAAGGCACCTGCGGTGAGGCTCTTCTGGAAGGATGAAGATGGGGAAAGACTCGTCTTCGGCGAGGGCCTTAGCTCCGGCCACTTCATCTCGCTCATGAAGAGCACCGACGGAAGGACCGCGATGGTCACCGTTACTTTCGGCTGGAACAGCGCCGAGATCTACGCCGGGCCGATAGACAGGCCAAAGGAGTGGAGGAAAGTTTACTCGGCGGACGTTCCGGTCGAGCCAATTGACATGATCGACGGAAGGCTCTACGTCCTCACGAGGGAGGGGAAGGGTCTTGGAAAGGTTATAGCTATAACGGACGGGGAAGTCGAAGAAGTAATTCCCGAGGGTGACTTCCCGCTCGAGTGGGCAGTTCTAGTTGACGGCAAAATCCTCGCCGGCAGGCTCGTCCACGCGAGCCACAGGGTTGAGGTTTACTCGCCCGACGGGGAGAAGCTCGACGAGATAACCTTCGACCTCCCGGGGAGCGTTTACCCGCTCGACACAGATGGGACGAGGGCGCTCATAAGGTATGAGAGCTTCACCGTCCCCTACAGGCTCTACGAGTTCAGCGGTGGGCTTAAGCTTGTAGAGGGGCAGGGAATCAACGGGAACTTCAGGGTCGAGGAAGACTTTGCCCCCTCTACGGACGGGACGAGGGTTCACTACTTCCTCGTGAAGGGCGAGGGGGACGAGAGGAAAGCGTGGGTCTTCGGCTATGGAGGCTTCAACATCGCCTTAACTCCGCGCTTCTTCCCGCATGTGATTCCGTTCCTAAAGCGTGGCGGGACCTTTGGAATGGCCAACCTGCGCGGTGGGAGCGAATACGGCGAGGGGTGGCACAGGGCGGGAATGAGGGAGAACAAGCAGAACGTCTTCGACGACTTCATAGCCGTTCTCGGTAAGCTCAAGGGTGAGGGCTATCGCGTTGCCGCCTGGGGAAGGAGCAACGGCGGGCTTCTGGTCTCAGCTACGCTCGTCCAGCGGCCGGACGTGATGGACGCGGCCTTGATAGGCTACCCCGTCATAGACATGCTCCGCTTCCATAAACTCTACATCGGGAGCGTCTGGATTCCGGAGTACGGAAACCCCGACGACCCGAATGACAGGGAGTTCCTTCTTAAATACTCCCCGTACCATAACGTCGGCCCTGAAAAGAGCTATCCGCCGACGCTCATCTACACGGGTTTACACGACGACCGCGTTCATCCCGCACACGCCCTCAAGTTCTTCATGAAGCTGAAGGGGCTCGGAGCGCCTGTCTACCTCCGCGTCGAGACCAAGAGCGGGCACATGGGGGCATCGCCGGAGACGAGGGCTAAGGAGCTGACCGATTTGCTAGCCTTCGTGGTGAAAACCCTTTCTTAA
- the ribH gene encoding 6,7-dimethyl-8-ribityllumazine synthase, producing MEVRVVEGEFMGENLKIGVVVARFNDLLTGELLKGALDCFERHGVDRVDVVKVPGSFEIPLAAKKLAERGYDAVLALGAVVRGETKHFDLVASEVAKGVAKVSLDTGVPVIFGVITVEDELQGFDRAGVKSNKGFEYAMATLEMANLMKKLRD from the coding sequence ATGGAGGTTCGCGTCGTTGAGGGTGAATTCATGGGTGAGAACCTGAAGATAGGCGTCGTTGTTGCGCGCTTCAACGACCTCCTGACCGGGGAGCTCCTCAAGGGGGCGCTCGACTGCTTCGAGAGGCACGGCGTTGATAGGGTGGACGTGGTTAAAGTACCGGGCTCCTTCGAGATACCGCTCGCTGCCAAAAAGCTCGCCGAGAGGGGCTACGACGCGGTTCTGGCCCTCGGTGCTGTTGTTAGAGGTGAAACCAAGCACTTCGATCTGGTTGCCAGCGAGGTTGCCAAGGGAGTTGCCAAGGTTTCGCTCGACACGGGCGTTCCGGTTATCTTCGGCGTGATAACCGTGGAGGACGAGCTCCAGGGCTTCGACAGGGCGGGGGTGAAGAGCAACAAGGGCTTCGAGTACGCTATGGCAACGCTGGAGATGGCGAACCTCATGAAAAAACTCAGGGACTGA
- a CDS encoding riboflavin synthase, translating into MFSGIVEGTGGAHYSAGRLHVELPFEVKPGDSVAVNGACLTVVEFDGRIATFDVGEETLRRTNLRGAKVVNLERALKLGERLDGHIVTGHVDGTVRFIASRRSGNTTWMAFEMPPEKWGIAEKGSIALNGVSLTVARVESNRFWIQVIPYTLKNTNLGLLRPGERVNYEIDVLARYVKRIMEAGV; encoded by the coding sequence ATGTTCAGCGGGATCGTTGAGGGAACGGGAGGAGCCCACTACTCTGCTGGAAGGCTCCACGTCGAGTTGCCCTTTGAGGTCAAACCCGGGGACAGCGTCGCCGTTAACGGGGCCTGCCTAACGGTGGTCGAGTTCGATGGGAGGATAGCGACCTTCGACGTCGGCGAGGAGACGCTGAGGAGGACGAACCTGAGGGGGGCGAAGGTGGTGAACCTCGAAAGGGCCCTGAAGCTCGGCGAAAGGCTCGACGGGCACATCGTTACCGGCCACGTGGACGGGACGGTTCGCTTTATAGCCTCGCGGAGGAGCGGGAACACGACGTGGATGGCCTTCGAGATGCCGCCCGAGAAGTGGGGGATAGCTGAGAAGGGCTCCATAGCCCTGAACGGCGTCTCCCTGACTGTTGCGAGGGTGGAATCAAACCGCTTCTGGATCCAGGTAATTCCGTACACCCTCAAAAACACCAACCTCGGTCTCCTGAGGCCTGGTGAGAGGGTGAACTACGAGATTGACGTCCTGGCCAGATACGTAAAGCGCATCATGGAGGCAGGGGTATGA
- a CDS encoding adenylosuccinate synthetase yields MPSYIVVGGQWGDEGKGSVIAYLALKDEPEVIARGGVGTNAGHSVFINGTKYAVRQLPTAFIQTKARLLVGAGVLVDPGVFFHELEHLRDFNVAERVGIDYRCSIIEDEHKKLDRSNSHLHDRIGTTGSGCGPANADRVMRRARLAKDVPELEPYLTDVAAEVNDALDEGKLVLVEGTQGFGLSLYYGTYPYVTSKDTTASAIASDVGIGPTRVDDVIVVFKSFPTRVGEGPFPTEMSQEEAEKLGLVEYGTVTGRRRRVGWFDFEFARYSAKLNGATMLALTMLDKYDKDAFGVTDYDKLPRRAREFVEEIEERVGVPVGLIKTGPELEHIIDRREVI; encoded by the coding sequence ATGCCGAGCTACATCGTTGTTGGTGGTCAGTGGGGAGATGAGGGCAAGGGCTCTGTTATCGCTTACCTTGCCCTGAAGGACGAGCCTGAGGTCATAGCGCGCGGTGGGGTTGGAACGAACGCGGGCCACAGTGTTTTTATCAACGGTACGAAGTACGCGGTCAGGCAGCTTCCAACGGCGTTCATCCAGACGAAGGCCCGGCTTCTCGTGGGTGCGGGTGTTCTAGTTGATCCCGGGGTGTTCTTCCACGAGCTCGAGCACCTCAGGGACTTCAACGTCGCCGAGAGGGTTGGCATCGACTACCGCTGTTCCATAATCGAGGACGAGCACAAGAAGCTCGACAGGAGCAACAGCCACCTCCACGACAGGATAGGAACCACCGGAAGCGGCTGCGGGCCGGCAAACGCCGACAGGGTCATGAGGCGGGCGAGGCTCGCAAAGGACGTCCCCGAGCTTGAGCCATACCTGACGGATGTCGCCGCGGAAGTGAACGACGCCCTGGACGAAGGGAAGCTCGTACTCGTCGAGGGGACACAGGGCTTCGGGCTGAGCCTCTACTACGGAACCTACCCCTACGTGACCTCGAAGGACACGACCGCTTCGGCCATAGCGAGCGACGTGGGAATAGGCCCGACGAGGGTTGACGACGTCATAGTCGTCTTCAAGAGCTTCCCGACGAGGGTTGGGGAGGGGCCGTTCCCGACCGAGATGAGCCAGGAGGAGGCGGAGAAGCTGGGTCTCGTTGAGTACGGGACCGTCACAGGGAGGCGGAGGAGGGTCGGCTGGTTCGACTTTGAGTTCGCCCGCTACTCCGCGAAGCTCAACGGCGCGACGATGCTCGCCCTGACGATGCTGGACAAGTACGACAAGGATGCCTTCGGCGTTACCGACTACGACAAGCTTCCCAGGAGGGCCAGGGAGTTCGTTGAGGAAATCGAGGAGCGCGTCGGTGTTCCGGTAGGGCTCATCAAGACGGGGCCTGAGCTGGAGCACATAATAGACAGAAGGGAGGTCATTTAG
- a CDS encoding bifunctional 3,4-dihydroxy-2-butanone-4-phosphate synthase/GTP cyclohydrolase II, translating into MNWEEIRKAVLDGKPVVLIDDRREFEADLIYPAEIASSEVVNFMLSAKGLLCLTMDMDEALERGFFPLPSKEGETNFLVPVDYSETFTGITAEERALTARKIAEGLDIEAFRYPGHLHLLGGVGLNRRRGHTESSLELMEFLCFKRYALIVEILDEEGDSHNRDYALNFAREHGLPVLTTDDVWKEFVRRKQLVRVYANARLPTRYGEFRIIAFDNELDFREHVAIVKEPYGEIPLVRVHSKCLTGDTLASLKCDCGSQLANALRMIAQEGGILLYMDQEGRGIGLKEKIKAYELQDKGLDTVEANEALGHKEDERTYEAAFQMLRALGVSKVRLITNNPAKAKALEEFGIEVVETIPAPGEVTDHNRPYLRVKAEKLGHRIPFEI; encoded by the coding sequence ATGAACTGGGAGGAGATCAGGAAAGCCGTGCTCGATGGGAAGCCGGTCGTTTTGATAGATGACAGGAGGGAGTTCGAAGCGGATTTGATTTATCCCGCGGAGATAGCTTCGTCCGAGGTCGTCAACTTCATGCTCTCGGCCAAAGGGCTTCTCTGCCTCACGATGGACATGGACGAGGCCCTAGAGAGGGGCTTCTTTCCGCTCCCGAGCAAGGAAGGTGAGACGAACTTTCTGGTTCCGGTTGATTACAGCGAAACCTTCACCGGGATAACAGCGGAGGAGAGGGCTTTAACCGCTCGAAAAATCGCCGAGGGGCTGGACATCGAGGCCTTCCGCTACCCGGGCCATCTGCACCTCCTCGGGGGAGTGGGCCTCAACAGGCGGAGGGGGCACACCGAGAGCTCGCTGGAGCTTATGGAGTTCCTCTGTTTCAAACGCTACGCCCTGATAGTGGAGATCCTCGACGAGGAAGGCGACTCCCACAACAGGGACTACGCGCTCAACTTCGCGAGGGAGCACGGTTTGCCAGTCCTCACAACCGACGACGTCTGGAAGGAATTCGTGAGGAGGAAGCAACTGGTAAGAGTTTACGCCAACGCGAGGCTGCCGACGCGCTACGGCGAGTTCAGAATCATAGCCTTCGACAACGAGCTGGATTTCAGGGAGCACGTGGCGATAGTGAAGGAGCCCTACGGTGAGATTCCGCTTGTGAGGGTTCACTCGAAGTGCCTGACCGGGGACACTCTGGCCTCTCTCAAGTGCGACTGCGGGAGCCAGCTGGCCAACGCCCTGAGGATGATAGCCCAGGAGGGGGGCATACTCCTCTACATGGACCAGGAGGGCAGGGGAATAGGCCTGAAGGAGAAGATAAAGGCCTACGAGCTTCAGGATAAGGGCCTCGACACGGTTGAGGCAAACGAGGCGCTCGGCCATAAGGAGGATGAGAGAACCTATGAGGCCGCGTTCCAGATGCTCCGCGCCTTGGGCGTGTCGAAGGTCAGGCTCATCACCAACAACCCGGCAAAAGCCAAAGCCCTCGAGGAGTTCGGGATAGAGGTGGTTGAGACGATTCCGGCTCCGGGCGAGGTTACAGACCACAACAGGCCTTACCTCAGGGTGAAGGCCGAGAAGCTCGGCCACAGGATTCCCTTCGAGATATAA
- the ribD gene encoding bifunctional diaminohydroxyphosphoribosylaminopyrimidine deaminase/5-amino-6-(5-phosphoribosylamino)uracil reductase RibD produces the protein MSTEDERFMRLALELAKKGEGRVNPNPTVGAVIVKNGKIIGLGWHQRFGGKHAEVNAIEDAKRKGHDVRGATMYVTLEPCSHWGKQPPCADRIIEEGFKRVVVAMEDPNPLVAGRGIEKMRKAGIEVEVGLLEEEARKLNEIFIKYIPTGTPFVSIKLALTLDGFIATENGSSQWITGERARLKVQELRRRHMAVMVGSGTVLADDPRLNCRLDNCPEKVKAILDRSGRVAEAIKAGRRFRLFEDGKVIFFTERPELFEGIAEAYPITEPEKILRKLGELGIDSVLIEGGRIACEFLAFADKFYLFYGPKLFGNGIKPFECLKVETASDAPVLEIESLERLGESFLVTAYPGGGDVQRDR, from the coding sequence ATGAGCACGGAAGACGAGAGGTTCATGCGGCTCGCGCTTGAGCTGGCCAAAAAGGGGGAGGGCCGGGTCAACCCAAACCCCACGGTCGGGGCCGTCATCGTTAAGAACGGGAAGATAATCGGCCTCGGCTGGCATCAACGCTTCGGCGGGAAGCACGCGGAAGTGAACGCCATAGAGGATGCCAAGAGGAAGGGCCACGACGTCAGGGGCGCCACGATGTACGTAACGCTCGAACCCTGCTCCCACTGGGGGAAGCAGCCGCCGTGCGCCGACAGGATAATAGAGGAGGGATTCAAGCGGGTCGTAGTTGCCATGGAAGACCCTAACCCCCTCGTGGCCGGCAGGGGAATCGAGAAGATGAGGAAAGCGGGCATAGAGGTCGAGGTAGGCCTTCTGGAGGAGGAGGCGAGGAAGCTCAACGAGATTTTCATCAAGTACATACCCACCGGAACCCCCTTCGTCTCGATAAAGCTTGCCCTGACCTTAGACGGCTTCATAGCAACCGAGAACGGTTCCTCACAGTGGATTACAGGAGAAAGGGCGAGGCTGAAGGTCCAGGAGCTCAGGAGGAGGCACATGGCCGTAATGGTCGGCTCCGGAACGGTTCTGGCGGACGACCCGAGGCTCAACTGCCGGCTCGATAACTGCCCGGAGAAGGTGAAGGCAATCCTCGACCGCTCCGGAAGGGTTGCGGAGGCGATTAAGGCGGGAAGGAGGTTCAGACTCTTCGAGGACGGGAAGGTGATATTCTTCACCGAGAGGCCGGAGCTCTTCGAAGGAATAGCCGAGGCATACCCGATAACCGAGCCAGAGAAAATCCTGAGGAAGCTCGGCGAGCTGGGGATAGACAGCGTTCTGATAGAGGGCGGAAGGATTGCCTGCGAGTTCTTGGCTTTTGCGGACAAGTTCTACCTCTTCTACGGGCCGAAGCTCTTCGGCAACGGAATCAAGCCCTTCGAGTGCCTGAAGGTCGAAACGGCCAGCGACGCCCCAGTTCTTGAGATAGAATCGCTGGAGAGGCTCGGCGAGAGCTTCCTCGTGACGGCTTACCCCGGTGGTGGAGATGTTCAGCGGGATCGTTGA